In Ectothiorhodospira sp. BSL-9, a single window of DNA contains:
- a CDS encoding Ni/Fe hydrogenase subunit alpha: MSEDAPHKRDIRIDVPVLARVEGEGALELRARDGHIEELRLRIFEPPRYFEKFLEGRSWREVPDTVARICGICPVAYQMSAVQALEQAFGLEPSQWVLQNRRLMYCGEWIQSHALHVHLLALPDFLGYDNAIAMAQDHPEAVHRGLSLQKLGNDLIRFLGGRSVHPVGVRVGGFHHAPSLEDARALGDRLEAALDDAEALVGFTAGLDLPVDEQSFINVALRHDSDYPMYAGRIVSDQGLDISADDYADHFVESHVPHSTALYSHLDGQPYLVGPLARLNLNLDRLSPRTRAALDATGMAWPSRNMFHSLVARAVELLEALQEARQLLATYAPSDTPYVQVEPRAGEGFGATEAPRGILWHHYQMDDDGKVLTTRIVPPTSQNQARMEEDLRRSLESFGLHHDDDALRLRGEMVIRNYDPCISCATHFLKVRVDRGEG; the protein is encoded by the coding sequence ATGAGTGAGGACGCACCCCACAAGCGAGACATCCGCATCGACGTACCGGTACTGGCCCGGGTGGAGGGTGAAGGCGCCCTGGAACTCAGGGCCCGGGACGGCCATATCGAGGAACTGCGCCTGCGCATCTTCGAGCCACCCCGTTATTTCGAGAAGTTCCTGGAGGGCCGCAGTTGGCGTGAGGTGCCCGATACCGTGGCCCGCATCTGTGGCATCTGCCCGGTGGCCTATCAGATGAGCGCCGTGCAGGCCCTGGAGCAGGCCTTTGGCCTGGAACCCTCCCAGTGGGTGCTGCAAAACCGGCGCCTGATGTACTGCGGTGAGTGGATTCAAAGCCATGCCCTGCACGTGCACCTGCTGGCCCTGCCCGACTTCCTGGGCTATGACAATGCCATCGCCATGGCCCAGGATCACCCGGAGGCGGTACACCGGGGCCTGAGCCTGCAGAAGCTGGGCAATGACCTGATCCGTTTCCTGGGGGGTCGTTCGGTGCACCCCGTGGGGGTGCGGGTGGGGGGGTTCCATCATGCCCCGTCACTGGAGGATGCCCGGGCCCTGGGGGATCGTCTGGAAGCGGCCCTGGACGACGCCGAGGCCCTGGTGGGGTTCACTGCCGGACTGGACCTGCCCGTGGACGAGCAGAGCTTCATCAATGTGGCCCTGAGGCATGACAGCGATTACCCCATGTACGCGGGGCGTATCGTCTCCGATCAAGGGCTGGACATATCGGCGGATGACTATGCGGATCACTTCGTGGAGAGCCATGTGCCCCACTCCACGGCCCTGTATTCCCATCTGGATGGCCAGCCCTATCTGGTGGGTCCACTGGCCCGGCTGAACCTGAATCTGGACCGCCTCTCGCCACGCACCCGGGCGGCGCTGGATGCCACCGGCATGGCCTGGCCCAGTCGCAACATGTTCCATTCCCTGGTGGCCCGGGCTGTGGAGTTGCTGGAGGCCCTGCAGGAGGCCCGCCAGTTGCTGGCGACCTATGCCCCCAGCGACACGCCCTATGTGCAGGTGGAACCCCGGGCCGGAGAAGGCTTCGGCGCCACCGAGGCCCCCCGGGGGATACTCTGGCATCACTATCAGATGGACGATGATGGCAAGGTGCTCACCACCCGCATCGTCCCTCCCACCTCCCAGAACCAGGCCCGCATGGAGGAGGACCTTCGACGCTCACTGGAGTCCTTTGGACTGCACCATGACGATGACGCCCTGCGACTGCGGGGGGAGATGGTGATCCGCAATTACGATCC
- a CDS encoding LuxR C-terminal-related transcriptional regulator, with protein MSGVLLGKTELMLWFLIPHTLGLLALGYAAARLPPTLLQRLCQAGVILTSLLTLISALIPDMVVAAWMIALGLGAVPVSLRVGQYLKGAEQPVTTGVATLAGGNLVALALIASPLPGPVKLMLLAVLLLGLLPRSQEPSDPGPGDATTLEPLLRYLPFVLLFQVVSGLMYGGLMPAYGAVAWAPGSEVLFYGAGAVLALWLLGRYQTTVTMLTAVLGALVAFALWQIAPHTLGIHGAMFAMMIAAGLVDLFLLSRILRHHPVSTAYGYGVGALCGGIILGKWLAMSVGGAAEVLAFAALIVLNLAALLLHIPFTRREPESLGAGEGAAVGIPPVPPGIAQLLSEQEQHVLEQVMEDKTYREIAANLAISESSVKTYMHRIYLKTGACRRHQLVEMVRQSGISDSGHPATEPGHSR; from the coding sequence ATGTCGGGGGTGCTGCTGGGCAAGACGGAGTTGATGCTCTGGTTTCTCATCCCGCACACCCTGGGGCTGTTGGCGCTGGGTTATGCGGCGGCCCGCTTGCCCCCCACGCTCCTCCAGCGTCTGTGCCAGGCAGGCGTGATCCTCACCAGCCTGCTGACGCTGATATCGGCGCTGATCCCGGACATGGTGGTGGCCGCCTGGATGATCGCCCTGGGCCTGGGCGCCGTGCCGGTCTCCCTGAGGGTGGGCCAGTATCTCAAAGGAGCCGAACAGCCCGTCACCACCGGGGTCGCCACCCTGGCGGGCGGCAATCTTGTGGCCCTGGCGCTGATCGCCTCCCCGCTGCCCGGCCCCGTGAAGCTCATGCTCCTTGCCGTGTTGCTGCTGGGACTGTTGCCCAGGTCCCAGGAACCCAGTGATCCTGGCCCTGGGGACGCCACCACCCTTGAGCCGCTGCTGCGCTATCTTCCCTTTGTTCTGTTGTTCCAGGTGGTGAGCGGGCTCATGTACGGAGGCCTCATGCCCGCTTACGGGGCGGTGGCCTGGGCCCCGGGCTCCGAGGTCCTGTTCTATGGAGCGGGGGCCGTCCTGGCGCTGTGGCTGCTGGGTCGTTATCAGACCACGGTCACGATGCTGACGGCTGTGCTGGGCGCGTTGGTGGCGTTTGCACTGTGGCAGATCGCCCCCCATACCCTGGGTATCCATGGCGCCATGTTCGCCATGATGATCGCCGCTGGGCTGGTGGACCTGTTCCTGCTCTCCCGAATCCTCAGGCATCATCCGGTGAGTACCGCCTATGGATACGGCGTGGGTGCCCTCTGCGGAGGCATCATCCTGGGTAAGTGGCTGGCCATGAGCGTGGGCGGCGCTGCTGAGGTGCTGGCCTTCGCGGCACTGATCGTTCTGAACCTCGCCGCCCTGCTGCTGCATATCCCGTTCACGCGTCGGGAACCTGAATCGTTGGGTGCGGGTGAGGGCGCAGCGGTCGGTATTCCACCGGTCCCACCGGGGATTGCTCAACTGCTGTCCGAACAGGAACAGCATGTGCTGGAGCAGGTCATGGAGGACAAGACCTATCGGGAGATCGCCGCCAACCTGGCCATTTCCGAGTCTTCGGTGAAGACCTACATGCACCGGATCTACCTGAAGACCGGTGCATGCAGGCGCCACCAACTGGTGGAGATGGTCCGCCAGTCCGGTATCAGCGATTCAGGCCATCCAGCAACGGAGCCAGGTCATTCCCGTTGA
- the hcp gene encoding hydroxylamine reductase: MNCNQCEQTFRQTACVTSPGTCGKDEDMQSLQELLLYGLKGMAAYAHHARRLGQSDPEVSAFMEEALFATMTNVNFDMDSLLELCLRCGQMNLKVMEMLDHGHVETFGQPAPATVKEGTQAGPGILVTGHDLLDLWDLLKQVEGTDIKVYTHGEMLPAHMYPKLHNHPNLAGHYGGAWQVQKREFDQFPGPTLATTNCVLIPPASYRDRLFTTRATAVPQGQRIANEDFSAVIEAARRCEPCVEQPKTESTVGFHHSVLLSHADTLVEAVKAGKISRFFVIGGCDGAAKGRNYFSDYAAATPDDSFILTLGCGKYRIRDHEYGEHLGFPRLLDMGQCNDAYGAIRVALALAEAFECQVNELPLSLVISWFEQKAVAVFLTLLSLNVKGITLGPNPPAFVSPNVFALLQERYDLKLTGGDPQGDAARAVATA, encoded by the coding sequence ATGAACTGCAATCAATGCGAACAGACCTTCCGGCAGACCGCCTGCGTGACCTCCCCGGGCACCTGCGGCAAGGATGAGGACATGCAATCCCTGCAGGAACTGCTCCTGTACGGCCTCAAGGGCATGGCGGCCTATGCGCATCACGCCCGTCGCCTGGGGCAGTCGGATCCGGAGGTATCCGCGTTCATGGAGGAGGCCCTGTTCGCCACCATGACCAATGTGAATTTCGACATGGATTCCCTGCTGGAGCTCTGCCTGCGTTGCGGCCAGATGAATCTCAAGGTGATGGAGATGCTGGACCACGGGCATGTGGAGACCTTCGGACAGCCGGCGCCGGCCACCGTGAAGGAGGGCACTCAGGCGGGCCCCGGTATCCTGGTCACCGGGCACGACCTGCTGGATCTGTGGGACCTGCTCAAGCAGGTGGAGGGCACCGACATCAAGGTGTACACCCATGGTGAAATGCTGCCAGCCCACATGTATCCCAAGCTGCACAATCACCCGAACCTGGCCGGTCATTACGGTGGCGCCTGGCAGGTGCAGAAGCGGGAGTTTGATCAGTTCCCGGGGCCCACCCTGGCCACCACCAACTGTGTGCTGATTCCGCCGGCGAGCTATCGCGATCGCCTGTTCACCACCCGTGCCACGGCCGTCCCGCAAGGCCAGCGAATTGCCAATGAGGACTTCTCCGCCGTGATTGAGGCGGCCCGTCGTTGCGAGCCCTGCGTCGAGCAGCCGAAGACCGAATCCACCGTGGGCTTCCACCACAGTGTGCTGCTGTCCCATGCCGACACCCTCGTGGAGGCAGTCAAGGCCGGCAAGATCAGTCGGTTCTTTGTCATCGGCGGTTGCGATGGGGCCGCCAAGGGCCGGAATTATTTCAGCGATTACGCTGCCGCCACGCCCGATGACAGCTTTATCCTCACCCTGGGTTGCGGCAAGTACCGCATCCGCGACCACGAATACGGCGAGCACCTGGGTTTCCCCCGCCTGCTGGACATGGGGCAGTGTAACGACGCCTACGGCGCCATCCGCGTGGCCCTCGCCCTGGCCGAGGCGTTTGAGTGCCAGGTGAATGAACTGCCCCTGAGCCTGGTGATCAGCTGGTTCGAGCAGAAGGCGGTGGCGGTCTTCCTCACCCTGCTGAGTCTGAACGTGAAGGGCATCACCCTGGGGCCGAATCCGCCGGCCTTTGTGTCCCCGAATGTCTTCGCGTTGCTCCAGGAACGTTACGACCTGAAGCTGACGGGGGGTGACCCCCAGGGTGACGCGGCCCGCGCCGTGGCCACGGCCTGA
- a CDS encoding 4Fe-4S dicluster domain-containing protein: MDEHSVFLPRAEATRLLQALKGAGFDRILGPVAREGTLLFQPVKRWEELPMGIRDVQQPGSYRLQQQEGSRCFAWANGAQALKPLTFTPREIIWRAQRSVEGHLSFESAQESPEPTAVVGVRACDLAALDLQERHFMHGRFPDPWFRKRREALFLVGVSCSHPADTCFCASTGDGPAITRGHDLGMAELDEGYLLWAGTQAGRTLLERLDLDEATASQRRAVEKETHQATVTQSRTLPGRHLKQGLYERLQAGHWADVGERCLSCGNCTAVCPTCFCHMEMDEPALNGGTSEHLRQWSSCFNAEHSFMGHFVVRSDTRLRYRQWLTHKLGSWHEQYGRSGCVGCGRCITWCPVGIDITAEAHALLQEAPDA, encoded by the coding sequence ATGGACGAGCACTCCGTCTTTCTCCCACGCGCCGAGGCCACCCGCCTTCTCCAGGCCCTCAAGGGCGCCGGCTTTGACCGCATCCTGGGCCCGGTGGCCCGGGAGGGCACACTGCTGTTTCAGCCGGTCAAGCGCTGGGAGGAACTGCCCATGGGTATCCGTGACGTGCAGCAGCCGGGCAGCTACCGCCTCCAGCAGCAGGAAGGCTCCCGTTGTTTCGCCTGGGCCAATGGCGCCCAGGCCCTCAAGCCCCTGACCTTCACCCCCCGGGAGATCATCTGGCGGGCCCAGCGATCGGTCGAAGGACACCTGTCGTTTGAATCCGCCCAGGAGAGCCCCGAGCCCACGGCCGTCGTCGGCGTGCGCGCTTGCGACCTGGCTGCGCTGGACCTGCAGGAGCGGCATTTCATGCACGGGCGGTTTCCCGACCCCTGGTTCCGCAAACGGCGCGAGGCGCTGTTTCTGGTGGGTGTGTCATGCTCCCACCCGGCCGATACCTGCTTCTGCGCCTCCACGGGGGATGGCCCGGCCATCACACGCGGCCACGACCTGGGCATGGCCGAACTGGACGAGGGGTATCTGCTCTGGGCCGGCACCCAGGCCGGGAGGACGCTGCTGGAACGGCTCGATCTGGACGAGGCCACCGCCTCGCAGCGCCGCGCGGTGGAGAAGGAAACCCACCAGGCCACCGTGACCCAGAGCCGCACCCTGCCCGGGCGCCATCTCAAGCAGGGCCTGTATGAACGGCTTCAGGCCGGGCACTGGGCAGACGTGGGCGAGCGCTGTCTGTCCTGCGGCAACTGCACGGCGGTGTGCCCCACCTGTTTCTGTCACATGGAAATGGACGAACCGGCCCTCAACGGAGGAACCTCCGAACACCTGCGCCAGTGGAGTTCCTGCTTCAACGCCGAGCACAGTTTCATGGGGCATTTTGTGGTGCGATCCGACACCCGGCTGCGTTATCGCCAATGGCTCACCCACAAGCTGGGCAGCTGGCATGAGCAATACGGTCGCAGCGGCTGCGTGGGCTGTGGCCGCTGCATCACCTGGTGCCCGGTGGGCATCGACATCACCGCCGAGGCCCATGCCCTGCTCCAGGAGGCCCCCGATGCGTGA
- a CDS encoding HDOD domain-containing protein has product MSTHVAGAVPEKKTLAEWTVALRERDMPVFSNTVQAINTIIEDEKKGAMEMATIILQDPNLTARILKLSNSSYYNPSRRKIITVTRAIVIIGIDVIREMVLACAFFEAILCARNRSRAHEEIARAIHSAVQAKYLAIATQDPFPEEVFIAALLQNIGHIAFWCFSGEEGERLRDLLDQGIMTKEAAEREVLGFKLVDLDTALCKSWNLKGLIEETVSKHGRVREPRVKLVHLGCEVVNVLKEGEESKQYPACLEKIASLTGQTRVDIEAQLRENTESAAGIARQFGATEAAELIQRKARELIDHDGAAVPQVDRKELQVQVLRDISGILSSRRPDINLLLETIMEGIQRGLGMDRTLFAALSSDRSTLQEKVALGWRKKSHTHRLTLPLVASPPNLFHKAISSPEAQWFTPEGQPGLYSPADVDRIGCHSCFVMSLHSGDKPVGVVYADRAYSEEPLSHEAFRTFEHFVQQGNIGLTLYRLQGS; this is encoded by the coding sequence ATGAGCACCCACGTGGCCGGGGCCGTCCCGGAAAAGAAGACCCTGGCGGAGTGGACCGTCGCGCTGCGTGAGCGTGACATGCCGGTTTTTTCCAATACCGTGCAGGCCATCAACACCATCATCGAGGATGAGAAGAAGGGGGCCATGGAGATGGCCACGATCATCCTGCAGGATCCGAACCTCACCGCCCGGATCCTCAAGCTGAGCAACAGCAGCTACTACAACCCCAGTCGCCGCAAGATCATCACCGTCACCCGGGCCATCGTCATCATCGGTATCGATGTGATCCGGGAGATGGTGCTGGCCTGTGCCTTCTTCGAGGCCATCCTGTGCGCCAGGAACAGGAGCCGCGCCCACGAGGAGATTGCCCGCGCCATCCACTCCGCCGTGCAGGCCAAATACCTGGCCATCGCCACCCAGGATCCCTTTCCCGAAGAGGTATTCATTGCCGCCCTGTTGCAGAACATCGGTCACATTGCCTTCTGGTGTTTCTCGGGCGAGGAGGGCGAACGACTGCGGGACCTGCTGGATCAGGGCATCATGACCAAGGAGGCGGCAGAGCGTGAAGTGCTGGGCTTCAAGCTTGTCGACCTGGATACCGCCCTGTGCAAGAGCTGGAACCTCAAGGGGTTGATCGAGGAGACCGTGAGCAAGCATGGCCGCGTCCGGGAGCCAAGGGTCAAGCTCGTTCATCTGGGTTGCGAAGTGGTGAATGTGCTCAAGGAGGGCGAGGAATCCAAGCAATACCCCGCCTGTCTGGAGAAAATTGCCTCGCTGACCGGGCAAACCCGGGTCGATATCGAGGCCCAGTTGCGGGAAAACACGGAATCGGCGGCCGGCATCGCCCGACAGTTTGGCGCCACGGAGGCCGCCGAGTTGATCCAGCGCAAGGCCCGCGAACTGATCGATCATGATGGGGCCGCAGTACCCCAGGTGGATCGCAAGGAGTTGCAGGTGCAGGTCCTGCGGGATATATCGGGCATCCTTTCCAGCAGGAGGCCCGATATCAATCTGCTGCTGGAAACCATCATGGAGGGCATCCAGCGTGGTCTGGGCATGGATCGGACCCTGTTCGCCGCGCTGTCGTCCGATCGATCCACGCTGCAGGAGAAGGTCGCCCTGGGTTGGCGTAAAAAGAGCCATACCCACAGGTTGACGCTGCCGCTGGTGGCCTCGCCTCCCAATCTGTTTCACAAGGCCATCTCCAGTCCCGAGGCGCAATGGTTCACCCCGGAAGGTCAGCCGGGCCTGTATTCGCCCGCCGACGTGGACCGTATCGGTTGCCACTCCTGCTTCGTCATGTCCCTGCACTCGGGTGACAAGCCCGTTGGTGTGGTCTATGCCGATCGAGCCTACAGCGAGGAACCGCTGTCCCATGAGGCGTTCAGGACCTTTGAGCACTTTGTGCAGCAGGGGAATATCGGTCTGACGCTCTATCGGCTGCAAGGATCCTGA
- a CDS encoding sulfhydrogenase subunit delta — MKPRVSVHKFSSCDGCQLAFINAGPALLELAELVDIVHFAEAGPMDPDAPVDIAFVEGSISTQEEAVRIRRVRESARYLISIGACATAGGLQALRNFNAQGVDDWTRAIYARPEFIESLDTASAISDQVKVDLELWGCPVNAQQVFTAIRRLLFGALPFVDNEKVCQACKRRGIVCVLVTRGTPCLGPVTRTGCGALCPAFGRDCYGCFGPAENPNTAPLARRFQGLGLMPEDIARRFHFINSQAPGFLEEGRNWNQGTP, encoded by the coding sequence ATGAAACCCAGGGTGTCGGTCCACAAGTTCAGCTCCTGCGATGGCTGTCAGCTGGCCTTCATCAACGCCGGCCCTGCCCTGCTGGAACTGGCCGAACTGGTGGACATCGTGCATTTCGCCGAGGCCGGCCCCATGGACCCGGACGCCCCGGTGGACATCGCCTTCGTGGAGGGCAGCATCTCCACCCAGGAGGAGGCAGTGCGCATCCGCCGGGTGCGGGAGAGTGCCCGTTATCTCATCAGCATCGGCGCCTGCGCCACTGCCGGGGGCCTGCAGGCCCTGCGCAATTTCAATGCCCAGGGGGTGGATGACTGGACCCGGGCCATCTACGCCCGCCCGGAATTCATCGAGAGTCTGGATACCGCCAGCGCCATCTCCGATCAGGTGAAGGTGGACCTGGAACTCTGGGGTTGCCCGGTGAATGCCCAGCAAGTGTTCACCGCCATCCGCCGGTTGCTGTTCGGCGCCCTGCCCTTCGTGGACAACGAGAAGGTCTGCCAGGCCTGCAAGCGCCGGGGTATCGTCTGCGTCCTGGTGACCCGGGGGACGCCCTGTCTCGGTCCGGTCACCCGCACCGGCTGCGGCGCCCTCTGCCCTGCCTTTGGCCGAGACTGCTATGGCTGCTTCGGCCCGGCGGAAAACCCCAACACCGCACCACTGGCCCGGCGGTTTCAGGGGCTGGGGCTGATGCCCGAGGACATCGCCCGGCGCTTTCACTTCATCAACAGCCAGGCCCCCGGATTTCTTGAGGAAGGCCGCAACTGGAATCAGGGCACACCATGA
- a CDS encoding vWA domain-containing protein — translation MPIPEIFATRRHALSICLPLLMAFALGTAQADLSALEGTVGHAPAGGTPSLWDLEGDAGHAPAASEARDDGIRCAGEGPCVEVSTELALRVLPRPFSHVYAQREADESAIIQANVAAFRPLYVFAREGVELDRAGDPLGWYQVGQGRDAPLGWMQARDVFEWRQALLVSYTHPGDPIEGRSPVLMFQDLSSLESLVDDMDMAGRARSLYADIRQGEVPESVVSMEPERFVDITRQFYMLPILDWEQTRIRGDDARLLQLAAAVPRARGADTLDNPEYASQSRVGRGEAGAGLGDLQVDLVFVIDTTRSMQPFIDMTRDAVARMTQEFTDESSARFRFGLVTFRDCTDTIPGLEYVTRNHTPELVDGQTLVDLLEHSARATEVGSLDYAEEVFAGVDTALRSAWREDALRFMILVGDASSHPKGHPQNVTGKDEVDLRRELDDAQVHLLAIHLQDPRAEADHPIAHAQFSHLSRVRGDAGRSAIEAVDAFEQAQYLALVEQVTDDINSLLQRAVGGQAATPAPGAGDAELASVSALWQAALVEYIGREATPPKDIVAWSLDRDLMNPADRSLDVRVLVTREQLSTLSQSLDRVVQALMRAEVTQAQFFEALQGVAGQTMKQPDEIGQGAQLADTGLLPAFIQSLPYRSDILSLTDEMFASMTTQQRAELEWSLLAKLEQYRAINEQVDVWFQLNDTDDDRDRVYPLHLDYLP, via the coding sequence ATGCCCATCCCGGAAATTTTCGCTACCCGACGCCATGCGCTGTCGATCTGCCTGCCATTGCTGATGGCGTTTGCTCTTGGTACCGCGCAGGCCGACCTTTCGGCGCTGGAGGGGACCGTGGGTCATGCCCCGGCGGGAGGGACTCCCTCTCTGTGGGACCTGGAAGGCGACGCGGGCCATGCCCCTGCGGCATCCGAGGCCCGTGATGATGGCATCCGCTGCGCGGGCGAAGGCCCGTGCGTGGAGGTGTCCACGGAACTGGCGCTGCGGGTACTGCCGCGCCCCTTCTCCCATGTGTACGCCCAGCGGGAGGCGGATGAGTCGGCCATCATCCAGGCCAACGTGGCGGCTTTTCGGCCGCTGTACGTGTTTGCCCGGGAGGGTGTGGAGCTGGATCGGGCCGGTGACCCCCTGGGCTGGTATCAGGTAGGGCAGGGCCGGGACGCCCCGCTGGGCTGGATGCAGGCCCGGGACGTATTCGAATGGCGTCAGGCGTTGCTGGTGTCCTACACCCACCCGGGTGATCCCATCGAGGGCCGCAGTCCGGTACTGATGTTCCAGGACCTGTCCTCGCTGGAGTCCCTGGTGGACGACATGGACATGGCGGGTCGTGCCCGTTCGCTGTATGCGGACATCCGTCAGGGTGAGGTGCCCGAGTCGGTGGTGAGCATGGAACCGGAGCGGTTCGTGGACATCACCCGACAGTTCTACATGCTGCCGATCCTGGACTGGGAGCAGACCCGCATCCGCGGTGACGACGCCCGTCTGCTGCAACTGGCAGCCGCGGTGCCCCGGGCACGGGGTGCCGACACCCTGGACAATCCCGAGTATGCCAGCCAGTCCCGGGTAGGCCGTGGCGAGGCCGGGGCCGGTCTTGGGGATCTGCAGGTGGACCTGGTGTTCGTGATCGACACCACGCGCAGCATGCAGCCCTTCATCGACATGACCCGGGATGCGGTGGCGCGGATGACACAGGAGTTCACCGACGAGTCCTCGGCGCGGTTTCGTTTTGGTCTGGTCACCTTCCGTGACTGCACCGACACCATCCCGGGGCTGGAATACGTGACCCGCAACCACACCCCGGAGCTGGTGGATGGCCAGACCCTGGTGGACCTTTTGGAACATTCGGCCCGGGCCACCGAGGTGGGCAGTCTGGACTATGCCGAGGAGGTATTTGCCGGCGTGGACACGGCGCTGCGGTCCGCCTGGCGGGAGGATGCCCTGCGTTTCATGATCCTGGTGGGGGATGCCAGTTCCCATCCCAAGGGTCACCCCCAGAACGTGACCGGCAAGGACGAAGTGGACCTGCGCCGTGAACTGGACGATGCCCAGGTGCACCTGCTGGCGATTCACCTGCAGGACCCCCGTGCCGAGGCGGACCATCCCATTGCCCATGCCCAGTTCAGTCACCTGTCCCGGGTGCGGGGCGATGCCGGTCGTTCGGCCATCGAGGCGGTGGATGCCTTCGAGCAGGCGCAGTATCTGGCCCTGGTGGAGCAGGTGACCGATGACATCAACAGCCTGCTGCAGCGGGCCGTGGGCGGTCAGGCCGCCACACCCGCCCCGGGCGCGGGCGATGCCGAGCTGGCATCGGTGTCGGCCCTGTGGCAGGCCGCCCTGGTGGAATACATCGGCCGCGAGGCCACCCCGCCCAAGGACATCGTCGCCTGGTCGCTGGACCGTGACCTGATGAACCCGGCGGACCGGTCGCTGGATGTGCGGGTGCTGGTCACCCGTGAACAGCTGAGCACCCTGTCCCAGTCCCTGGACCGGGTGGTGCAGGCCCTGATGCGGGCGGAGGTCACCCAGGCGCAGTTCTTCGAGGCCCTGCAGGGCGTAGCCGGTCAGACCATGAAGCAGCCCGACGAGATTGGCCAGGGCGCCCAACTGGCGGACACGGGCCTGTTGCCGGCGTTCATCCAGAGCCTGCCGTATCGCAGCGACATCCTGTCGCTGACCGATGAGATGTTCGCCAGCATGACCACGCAGCAGCGTGCGGAGCTGGAGTGGAGCCTGCTGGCCAAGCTGGAGCAGTACCGTGCCATCAACGAGCAGGTGGATGTGTGGTTCCAGCTCAACGACACGGATGACGACCGGGACCGTGTGTACCCACTGCACCTGGATTACCTGCCCTGA
- a CDS encoding FAD/NAD(P)-binding protein, whose amino-acid sequence MREPTDLPWEARITSRVQETRDIFSVKLELVDPGIRETYRSYPGQYNMLYLFGVGEVPISIVSDPDDAGPLEHTIRAVGRVTHGLERLRVGDTLGLRGPYGRGWPLQAAQGRNVVVISGGLGCAPVVSMIRYMLRRRDDYGQITILQGVKHSNDLIWRRQYQEWEKIRDVQVLLASDQGGPQWPFSVGNVTVLMEKAIIPPEDTVAVLCGPEPMMKAAIPRLLERDVDPFHIWLSIERNMQCGIGHCGHCQVGPHFICQDGPVFRYPDIADWIDREGF is encoded by the coding sequence ATGCGTGAGCCCACCGACCTGCCCTGGGAGGCCCGCATCACCAGCCGCGTGCAGGAAACCCGCGACATCTTCTCCGTCAAGCTGGAGCTGGTGGATCCCGGGATCCGCGAGACCTACCGTTCCTACCCGGGGCAGTACAACATGCTCTACCTGTTCGGGGTCGGCGAGGTGCCCATCTCCATCGTTTCCGACCCGGATGATGCCGGCCCGCTGGAGCACACCATCCGGGCCGTGGGCCGGGTCACCCACGGGCTTGAGCGCCTGCGGGTGGGCGACACCCTGGGCCTGCGCGGACCCTATGGCCGGGGCTGGCCGCTGCAAGCAGCCCAGGGCCGCAATGTGGTGGTCATCAGCGGTGGGCTGGGCTGTGCGCCGGTGGTCTCCATGATTCGCTACATGCTGCGCCGGCGCGATGACTACGGGCAGATCACCATCCTGCAGGGGGTGAAGCACAGCAATGATCTGATCTGGCGACGCCAGTATCAGGAGTGGGAGAAGATCCGGGATGTCCAGGTGCTGCTGGCGTCGGACCAGGGCGGCCCCCAATGGCCCTTCAGCGTGGGCAATGTCACGGTGCTGATGGAAAAGGCGATCATCCCACCGGAGGACACGGTGGCCGTGCTCTGTGGTCCGGAACCCATGATGAAGGCCGCCATCCCACGGCTGCTGGAGCGGGACGTGGATCCTTTCCATATCTGGCTGAGCATCGAGCGCAACATGCAGTGTGGCATCGGTCATTGCGGCCACTGTCAGGTGGGGCCCCATTTCATCTGCCAGGACGGCCCCGTGTTCCGCTACCCGGATATCGCCGACTGGATCGACCGGGAGGGCTTTTGA